One window of Deltaproteobacteria bacterium genomic DNA carries:
- a CDS encoding type II toxin-antitoxin system VapC family toxin, whose protein sequence is MIGLDTNVLVRYLVQDDDLQAKTAAKIIEAGDEFFINLIVICELVWVLDSCYELNKKDIILIIEKLLTTREITFEKRDTIWGALDDFKVNSVDFADCLIGRLNQSHDCETTLTFDKSLKKLNSFQFVTSY, encoded by the coding sequence ATGATTGGCTTAGATACGAATGTTTTAGTGCGTTATTTAGTGCAAGATGACGACTTGCAGGCTAAAACTGCAGCAAAGATTATTGAGGCGGGGGATGAATTTTTTATCAATCTCATCGTTATATGCGAACTTGTTTGGGTGTTGGATTCTTGTTATGAACTCAATAAGAAAGACATCATTCTCATTATTGAGAAATTGCTAACCACGCGGGAAATTACTTTTGAGAAAAGGGATACGATTTGGGGCGCGTTAGATGATTTTAAGGTTAATAGCGTTGATTTTGCTGATTGCCTCATTGGCAGGCTTAATCAAAGCCATGATTGTGAGACAACCCTAACTTTTGATAAAAGTTTAAAAAAATTAAATTCATTTCAATTTGTAACTTCCTACTAA
- a CDS encoding type II toxin-antitoxin system PrlF family antitoxin produces the protein MPTSVLTSKGQTTIPKDVRKLLKIETGDRIDFIIKEDGSVMLKPAMISVRELKGILKPFSKKSVTIEAMNQAVKSRFKRKL, from the coding sequence ATGCCGACCTCCGTTTTAACTAGTAAAGGCCAGACCACCATTCCAAAAGACGTTCGTAAATTGTTAAAGATCGAAACAGGCGACCGTATCGATTTTATTATCAAGGAAGATGGAAGTGTGATGCTAAAACCCGCTATGATTTCAGTAAGAGAGCTTAAGGGAATCTTAAAACCTTTTTCTAAAAAATCGGTTACGATAGAAGCCATGAATCAAGCCGTTAAATCTAGATTTAAGAGGAAACTATGA
- a CDS encoding helix-hairpin-helix domain-containing protein, whose amino-acid sequence MIKKIFFVLILGFFLLALPSQILAKEFVGVINLNLASKEELIKLPAIGPKRAEAIIQWRQKRPFKRKEDLLKIKGIGPKQFAILKPLIIL is encoded by the coding sequence ATGATCAAAAAAATATTTTTTGTTTTGATCTTAGGCTTTTTCTTGCTGGCCTTGCCTTCCCAAATTCTTGCGAAAGAATTTGTAGGAGTGATTAATCTAAACCTTGCGTCTAAAGAAGAATTGATAAAGCTGCCTGCCATTGGCCCTAAAAGGGCTGAGGCGATCATTCAATGGCGGCAAAAGCGGCCCTTTAAGCGTAAAGAAGATCTTTTAAAAATTAAGGGGATAGGGCCTAAGCAGTTTGCCATATTGAAACCTTTGATTATTTTGTAA
- a CDS encoding beta-propeller domain-containing protein, translating into MKRFYLLIALSLLGVGCQSTAEDPVGSFQKKIGLTPMQSCDEVNSYLKTSAVQQMNDPLDAYLKEPDQFCVKYYYDVTPSLASSPASEAATFTPTNVQEKGVDESDLIKTDGKYVYALSQNKFYIFQVWPVSQFTLLASLAVDGEAEALYLSQNKVVILSKVWNNQLPVGVKTSPVNSGAGFTQMTVLDISAPKSPKVLRESYYPGHLSADRRIGDKIHLISNVGLSIPNMSYSIPYDLVDCAEEKATVLGKEKLVKYIEKLKKENLEQIDQFDFSKTYQARAYHSLSANGAITEDPAQCTEFYASSNNTAKFLVDVTTVSFADVTVADQHALVLGLSDLIYASGRALYVSEGVLGEDQTAIHRFALAEKPIYTGSGQVDGHLLNEYAMGEWQGALRVATTQGDIGGFGSNNSAVNQVYTLDTQDSGLKLLGKVEGLAKGEKIYAVRFIGPKGYVVTFKKVDPLFVIDLADPKNPKVAGELKVPGFSTYLHPIDENHLIGLGNDAEDMGDFAWFQGLKLSVFDVTNPSDPLEDSSSVIGGRGTDSIALYEPHAFTYDPTLSMLALPIDLHGPSAGGSQYGPFLYSGVQLYKLNADNSFTLAGTYQLSTNANEYGYGPDLEHVQRSIFLGDSKTKVLILLTTEGLSLHQLDGQLSMLKSYVW; encoded by the coding sequence ATGAAACGCTTCTACTTATTAATTGCTTTGAGTTTATTAGGGGTGGGTTGCCAAAGTACAGCCGAAGATCCTGTCGGATCATTCCAGAAAAAAATAGGCCTGACCCCGATGCAAAGTTGTGACGAGGTTAATAGTTATCTCAAAACCAGCGCCGTTCAACAAATGAATGACCCCTTAGATGCCTATCTCAAAGAGCCGGATCAATTTTGTGTAAAATATTATTATGACGTTACGCCATCTTTGGCTTCTTCTCCCGCGAGTGAAGCTGCGACTTTTACCCCTACGAACGTTCAGGAAAAAGGCGTGGATGAATCCGATCTTATCAAAACAGATGGCAAATACGTTTATGCCTTGAGTCAAAATAAATTTTATATCTTTCAAGTATGGCCAGTTAGCCAATTTACTTTATTGGCGAGTCTTGCTGTTGATGGAGAAGCCGAGGCCCTCTATCTTTCTCAAAACAAGGTCGTGATCCTATCCAAAGTTTGGAATAACCAGTTACCCGTGGGAGTTAAGACAAGCCCAGTAAACAGTGGAGCTGGTTTTACTCAAATGACCGTTTTAGATATAAGTGCTCCCAAAAGCCCCAAGGTATTGCGAGAGTCTTATTATCCGGGCCATTTATCAGCCGATCGACGGATTGGAGATAAAATCCATTTGATTTCAAATGTGGGATTGTCGATACCCAACATGAGTTATTCAATCCCCTATGATTTGGTGGATTGTGCAGAAGAAAAAGCCACCGTATTGGGTAAAGAAAAATTAGTAAAGTATATTGAAAAACTGAAAAAAGAAAATTTAGAACAGATCGATCAATTTGATTTTTCTAAAACTTATCAGGCTAGAGCCTACCATTCTCTTTCTGCTAATGGGGCTATTACAGAAGATCCTGCCCAATGCACTGAATTTTATGCCTCTTCTAATAATACAGCGAAGTTCTTGGTGGATGTAACCACAGTATCTTTTGCCGATGTAACTGTAGCCGATCAACATGCTTTGGTGTTGGGATTGAGCGATCTAATCTATGCCAGCGGGCGCGCCCTTTATGTGAGTGAGGGTGTGTTGGGTGAAGATCAAACCGCTATTCATCGCTTTGCTTTGGCCGAAAAACCAATTTACACCGGTAGTGGCCAAGTTGATGGGCATTTGCTCAATGAATATGCCATGGGCGAATGGCAAGGGGCCTTACGGGTGGCGACGACCCAAGGTGACATCGGTGGTTTTGGGAGTAACAATTCGGCCGTTAACCAGGTCTACACCTTAGATACCCAAGATTCTGGGTTAAAGCTTTTGGGTAAAGTAGAAGGTCTTGCCAAAGGCGAAAAGATCTATGCCGTAAGATTCATTGGCCCCAAGGGATATGTGGTGACTTTTAAAAAAGTGGACCCACTTTTTGTGATTGATTTGGCAGATCCAAAGAACCCTAAAGTGGCGGGTGAACTCAAGGTGCCAGGTTTTTCGACCTATTTGCATCCTATTGATGAAAACCATTTGATCGGTTTGGGCAACGATGCTGAAGACATGGGTGATTTTGCCTGGTTTCAGGGGTTAAAGCTTTCGGTCTTTGATGTCACTAACCCTTCAGATCCATTAGAGGATTCTTCCTCCGTCATAGGGGGGCGGGGCACTGATTCGATAGCATTGTATGAACCCCATGCCTTTACCTATGATCCAACTCTATCCATGCTAGCTTTACCCATTGATTTGCATGGGCCCTCGGCTGGTGGCAGCCAGTATGGGCCTTTTCTTTACAGTGGAGTGCAACTTTATAAACTCAATGCCGATAATAGTTTTACCTTGGCCGGGACTTATCAATTGAGCACCAATGCCAATGAATATGGATATGGGCCTGATCTTGAGCATGTTCAACGCAGTATCTTTTTAGGGGATAGTAAAACCAAGGTGTTGATTTTGTTAACCACCGAGGGTTTGAGCCTGCACCAGTTAGATGGGCAATTGAGCATGCTTAAATCTTATGTATGGTAG
- a CDS encoding TIGR02147 family protein, translated as MQIEPIYTYRDYRMFLKDRFQQAKAASPAFSYRYFAKRAGYSSPNFLMLVIQGKRNLTEESIDRFSQALKLSARETKFFELLVNYAQAKDAERKQNYYQQLLAFPECERVRQLEKEQYEFLSTWYYPAILELVRLAEFQEDPAWIAGRLDHAVTPKQAREAIELLLKLKLLVRDEQGKLQISDQPITTGEEAQFLAAYSYHEQVIARARVALTEQTPEEREFGGMTMALSLGQLSKVKGMIRDFRKLVIHYLSKPEGKPTGVYQFNLQLFRLDAKEKGQV; from the coding sequence ATGCAGATCGAACCCATTTATACCTATCGGGACTATCGAATGTTTTTAAAAGATCGCTTTCAACAGGCCAAAGCGGCTAGCCCAGCCTTTTCTTATCGATATTTTGCTAAACGTGCGGGTTACAGTTCCCCCAATTTTTTGATGTTGGTGATTCAAGGCAAGCGCAATTTAACCGAGGAGAGCATCGACCGGTTTAGTCAGGCTTTAAAATTAAGCGCTCGTGAGACTAAGTTTTTTGAATTGTTGGTGAACTACGCTCAGGCCAAAGATGCTGAACGTAAACAAAATTATTATCAACAACTCTTGGCTTTTCCAGAATGTGAGCGAGTGCGACAGTTAGAAAAAGAGCAATATGAGTTTCTTTCTACTTGGTATTATCCCGCTATTTTAGAATTAGTGCGTTTGGCTGAATTTCAAGAAGACCCTGCTTGGATTGCCGGGCGATTGGATCATGCGGTGACTCCTAAACAAGCTCGCGAGGCCATCGAGTTACTCCTCAAATTAAAATTATTAGTTCGTGATGAACAGGGGAAATTACAAATTTCAGATCAGCCAATTACCACCGGGGAAGAAGCCCAATTTTTGGCAGCTTATTCCTATCATGAGCAAGTTATCGCTCGGGCTCGGGTGGCCTTAACCGAGCAAACCCCCGAAGAACGCGAATTTGGGGGCATGACCATGGCCTTAAGTCTTGGGCAATTGAGTAAGGTCAAAGGGATGATTCGAGATTTTCGTAAACTCGTTATCCATTATTTATCGAAACCTGAGGGGAAGCCCACCGGGGTTTATCAATTCAATCTTCAACTTTTTCGCTTGGATGCGAAAGAGAAAGGACAAGTATGA
- a CDS encoding ribbon-helix-helix protein, CopG family, producing the protein MESILTSLSLPKNLEIKIKKLAKSRGQPKSKLIQEALFQYVQRQELEEIERKMQQKARQLGIESDEDVVEMIHELRKSKS; encoded by the coding sequence ATGGAATCTATATTGACTTCACTTAGCTTGCCTAAAAATTTAGAAATTAAAATTAAAAAACTTGCGAAAAGTCGTGGTCAACCTAAGAGCAAACTTATTCAAGAAGCTCTCTTCCAATATGTGCAAAGACAAGAGTTAGAAGAAATTGAAAGGAAAATGCAGCAAAAGGCCAGGCAACTAGGCATTGAATCGGATGAAGATGTGGTAGAAATGATTCACGAATTACGGAAAAGCAAGTCGTGA
- a CDS encoding putative toxin-antitoxin system toxin component, PIN family: MVFDTNIFISGLLFKGGIPSRLIDLAHDKKFDLFFSPEILEEIKRVSQLKFELTLHERDRLLSFIEKLGAKVYPSQEVSLIKNDWTDNRILECALEAEADYLVTGDKKHLLHLTHSFSFQIVLPTHFYKIYYTNKSSV, translated from the coding sequence GTGGTATTTGATACAAACATTTTTATTTCAGGTTTACTTTTTAAAGGAGGCATCCCCTCAAGACTTATAGACTTAGCTCACGACAAAAAATTCGATCTCTTCTTTTCTCCCGAAATTTTGGAAGAAATAAAAAGGGTCTCTCAACTGAAGTTTGAGTTAACCCTCCATGAAAGAGATCGTTTGTTAAGTTTTATCGAAAAGCTAGGTGCTAAAGTTTATCCATCCCAAGAAGTTAGCTTGATCAAAAATGACTGGACCGATAATCGTATTTTGGAATGTGCTCTGGAGGCAGAGGCTGATTATCTGGTTACGGGAGACAAAAAACATCTTCTCCATCTTACCCATTCCTTTTCTTTCCAAATTGTACTACCCACTCATTTCTACAAAATTTACTATACTAACAAGTCCTCTGTATAG